The following proteins are co-located in the Enoplosus armatus isolate fEnoArm2 chromosome 10, fEnoArm2.hap1, whole genome shotgun sequence genome:
- the LOC139291798 gene encoding protocadherin gamma-A7-like — protein MRRQVLLFMSILSLRSVFGQVSYSIPEEMSKGSLVGNIAQDLGLDVKRLKLGNARVYSGDSREYIELNSERGVLLIKERIDREALCGDTTPCAVHFQIVLENPMEFYSVTVMIQDQNDNPPQVLYPVQTGGSLVAEMVPRSADVGYLVSKVVAVDVDSGQNAWLSYKLQKATDRALFEVGLQNGEIRTIRQVTDKDAVKQRLTVIVEDNGQPSRSATVIVNVAVADSFPEVLSEFTDFTHDKEYNDNLTFYLVLALAVVSFLFITCLVVIISVKIYRWRQSRVLYHSNLPVIPYYPPRYSDTLGTGTLQHVYNYEVCRTTDSRKSDCKFGRAGSQNVLIMDPSSTGTMQRIQSEKSILDEPDSPLEVRIYIRSKP, from the exons ATGAGACGGCAAGTACTGTTGTTTATGTCGATCCTCTCGCTTCGTTCAGTCTTCGGACAGGTCAGTTACTCTATTCCGGAGGAAATGTCGAAAGGCTCTTTGGTTGGTAATATAGCTCAAGATTTAGGCTTAGACGTTAAACGGTTGAAGTTGGGTAACGCTCGGGTTTATTCGGGTGATAGCAGAGAATACATCGAGCTGAACAGCGAAAGAGGAGTCCTCCTTATCAAAGAGAGAATAGACAGAGAGGCGTTGTGCGGTGATACGACACCATGTGCTGTGCATTTTCAGATTGTGTTGGAGAATCCGATGGAATTTTACAGTGTCACAGT AATGATCCAGGACCAGAACGACAACCCCCCTCAGGTTCTGTACCCAGTCCAGACTGGTGGCTCTCTGGTGGCCGAAATGGTGCCTCGTTCAGCAGATGTGGGCTATCTGGTCAGTAAAGTGGTGGCTGTTGATGTGGACTCTGGACAGAATGCCTGGCTCTCCTataaactgcagaaagccacagacagggcgcTGTTTGAAGTGGGCTTACAGAATGGAGAAATAAGAACTATCCGCCAAGTCACTGATaaagatgctgtgaaacaaagactgactgttaTAGTGGAGGACAACGGGCAGCCCTCTCGTTCAGCTACAGTCATTGTTAACGTGGCGGTGGCGGACAGCTTCCCTGAAGTGCTGTCggagttcactgactttacacACGACAAGGAGTACAACGACAACCTGACTTTTTACTTAGTGTTggctctggctgtagtttccttcctcttcatcacgtgtttagtggttattatatcggtgaaaatctacagatggagacagtctCGCGTCCTGTATCACTCCAACCTCCCTGTGATTCCATATTATCCACCACGTTACTCAGACACTTTGGGGACAGGGACTCTCCAACACGTGTACAACTACGAGGTGTGCAGGACGACTGACTCCAGAAAGAGTGACTGTAAGTTCGGCAGAGCTGGTAGTCAGAACGTGCTGATAATGGACCCCAGTTCAACAGGGACGATGCAGCGGATACAGAGTGAAAAGAGCATCCTGGATGAACCAGACTCTCCTCTAGAGGTTAGAATTTATATTAGAAGCAAACCATAG
- the LOC139291794 gene encoding protocadherin gamma-A7-like: protein MSDRTMRRQVLLFSLVLHLVSVLGQVSYSIPEEMPSGSLVGNIAQDLGLDIKRLKSGKARVYTGDSAGYIDLNKERGVLLIKDRIDREAICRQTTPCALHFQIILENPMDNVTVKIMIQDQNDNPPQVLYPVQTGGSLVAEMVPRSADVGYLVSKVVAVDVDSGQNAWLSYKLQKATDRALFEVGLQNGEIRTIRQVTDKDAVKQRLTVIVEDNGQPSRSATVIVNVAVADSFPEVLSEFTDFTHDKEYNDNLTFYLVLALAVVSFLFITCLVVIISVKIYRWRQSRVLYHSNLPVIPYYPPRYSDTLGTGTLQHVYNYEVCRTTDSRKSDCKFGRAGSQNVLIMDPSSTGTMQRIQSEKSILDEPDSPLEKGPLLARVWQSSIGLATVPPS, encoded by the exons ATGTCGGACAGAACAATGAGACGGCAAGTACTGTTGTTTTCCTTGGTCCTTCATCTCGTTTCAGTGCTCGGCCAAGTCAGCTACTCTATCCCCGAGGAAATGCCGAGTGGCTCTTTAGTCGGTAATATTGCTCAGGATTTGGGTTTAGACATTAAACGACTGAAATCAGGTAAAGCTCGCGTTTACACAGGAGACAGTGCGGGATACATCGACCTAAATAAAGAACGAGGAGTCCTCCTTATCAAAGACAGAATAGACAGAGAAGCGATTTGCAGACAGACTACGCCTTGTGCTTTACATTTCCAGATCATTTTGGAGAATCCCATGGA CAACGTGACCGTGAAAATAATGATCCAGGACCAGAACGACAACCCCCCTCAGGTTCTGTACCCGGTCCAGACTGGTGGCTCTCTGGTGGCCGAAATGGTGCCTCGTTCCGCAGATGTGGGCTATCTGGTCAGTAAAGTGGTGGCTGTTGATGTGGACTCTGGACAGAATGCCTGGCTCTCCTataaactgcagaaagccacagacagggcgcTGTTTGAAGTGGGCTTACAGAATGGAGAAATAAGAACTATCCGCCAAGTCACTGATaaagatgctgtgaaacaaagactgactgttaTAGTGGAGGACAACGGGCAGCCCTCTCGTTCAGCTACAGTCATTGTTAACGTGGCGGTGGCGGACAGCTTCCCTGAAGTGCTGTCggagttcactgactttacacACGACAAGGAGTACAACGACAACCTGACTTTTTACTTAGTGTTggctctggctgtagtttccttcctcttcatcacgtgtttagtggttattatatcggtgaaaatctacagatggagacagtctCGCGTCCTGTATCACTCCAACCTCCCTGTGATTCCATATTATCCACCACGTTACTCAGACACTTTGGGGACAGGGACTCTCCAACACGTGTACAACTACGAGGTGTGCAGGACGACTGACTCCAGAAAGAGTGACTGTAAGTTCGGCAGAGCTGGTAGTCAGAACGTGCTGATAATGGACCCCAGTTCAACAGGGACGATGCAGCGGATACAGAGTGAAAAGAGCATCCTGGACGAACCAGACTCTCCTCTAGAG AAAGGGCCGCTATTGGCCAGAGTGTGGCAGTCTTCGATAGGGCTGGCAACTGTACCTCCCTCTTAG
- the LOC139291795 gene encoding protocadherin beta-16-like yields MRRQVLLFILVLSLTSVFGQVSYSIPEEMEKGSLVCNLAQDLGLDFKRLKSGRARIHSGDSAEYIELNRERGVLVIKERIDRETLCGETTPCALHLQMILENPMELFRITMEITDINDNAPSFASSEKRFEISESAVVGSKFVLEKAIDADIGENGLQGYSLNPTNNFALKLENQADGSKKVEMVLQKPLDREHQEKISLLLTALDGGQPRMSGTMQITVNVLDVNDNAPVFTKSVYKATITENSPRGTSVTTVSASDKDGGSNGEISYAISNSKRRLSDLFQIDRKTGEVILIGEIDYEKAKLLQIDIEAIDNGGLSDSSKILIDIIDVNDNSPQLKMLSKSDTILEDSPENTVIAMLSVNDPDSERSGEVKCTINDDIPFKIQNTMNGFYSLVTEVALDREVASRYNITVTCSDEGVPSLSSSVTLTLQISDVNDNAPVFERSSYEAYIVENNTPGLSIFTVKARDADWNQNARVSYILEDSSVNGVSVSSYVSVSADSGVIHAVRSFDYEQIKDFQFRVKAQDGGSPPLSSNVTVKIMIQDQNDNPPQVLYPVQTGGSLVAEMVPRSADVGYLVSKVVAVDVDSGQNAWLSYKLQKATDRALFEVGLQNGEIRTIRQVTDKDAVKQRLTVIVEDNGQPSRSATVIVNVAVADSFPEVLSEFTDFTHDKEYNDNLTFYLVLALAVVSFLFITCLVVIISVKIYRWRQSRVLYHSNLPVIPYYPPRYSDTLGTGTLQHVYNYEVCRTTDSRKSDCKFGRAGSQNVLIMDPSSTGTMQRIQSEKSILDEPDSPLETLSVIVLA; encoded by the exons ATGAGACGGCAAGTACTGTTGTTCATCTtggttctctctctcacctcggTGTTCGGGCAGGTCAGCTACTCCATTCCTGAGGAAATGGAGAAAGGGTCATTAGTCTGTAATTTAGCTCAGGATTTAGGTTTGGATTTTAAAAGGCTCAAATCGGGCAGAGCTCGCATTCATTCGGGAGACAGTGCAGAATATATCGAGCTGAACAGAGAAAGGGGTGTCCTCGTCATCAAAGAGAGAATAGACAGAGAGACGTTGTGTGGAGAAACGACGCCCTGCGCTTTACATTTACAGATGATTTTGGAAAATCCTATGGAATTGTTTCGCATCACAATGGAAATCACAGACATTAACGACAACGCTCCCAGCTTTGCATCGAGCGAGAAACGTTTTGAAATCAGCGAGTCAGCCGTTGTTGGGTCTAAATTTGTGTTGGAGAAAGCCATCGATGCTGACATTGGTGAAAATGGTCTCCAAGGGTATTCGCTTAATCCAACAAACAATTTTGCATTGAAATTAGAGAATCAAGCTGACGGAAGTAAAAAGGTAGAAATGGTTCTACAGAAGCCTCTTGATCGAGAGCACCAGGAAAAGATATCTCTATTATTAACTGCTCTGGACGGCGGACAGCCGCGTATGTCAGGTACAATGCAGATAACTGTTAACGTGTTAGATGTAAACGACAATGCACCGGTTTTCACTAAGTCAGTATACAAGGCAACAATAACCGAGAATTCCCCGAGGGGAACCAGTGTTACAACTGTTAGTGCATCTGACAAAGATGGAGGCTCTAATGGAGAAATATCATACGCAATTTCAAATAGCAAGCGTCGATTATCAGACCTATTTCAGATCGATAGAAAAACAGGAGAGGTTATCTTGATCGGTGAAATAGATTATGAAAAAGCGAAGCTCTTACAGATTGATATCGAGGCTATAGATAATGGAGGACTGTCTGATTCCAGTAAGATCCTCATTGATATAATTGATGTAAATGATAATAGTCCTCAACTGAAAATGCTCTCTAAATCAGACACCATCTTAGAGGACTCTCCTGAGAATACTGTCATTGCTATGCTAAGCGTAAATGACCCTGACTctgagaggagtggagaggtgAAGTGTACTATTAATGACGACattccttttaaaatacaaaacacaatgaaCGGATTTTATAGTTTAGTTACAGAGGTAGCTTTGGATAGAGAGGTCGCGTCCagatataatatcactgtgacCTGCTCTGATGAGGGAgtgccctccctctccagcagcGTCACTCTCACCTTACAGATCTCTGACGTGAATGACAACGCGCCTGTCTTTGAGAGGAGCTCATATGAGGCCTACAttgtagaaaacaacacaccaggCCTCTCTATATTCACAGTGAAAGCCAGAGACGCTGACTGGAACCAGAATGCGCGTGTTTCTTACATACTGGAGGACTCCTCTGTTAACGGAGTGTCGGTCTCCTCATATGTGTCCGTTAGTGCTGATAGTGGAGTCATCCATGCAGTGCGCTCTTTTGACTACGAGCAGATCAAAGACTTCCAGTTCCGCGTCAAAGCGCAGGATGGAGGCTCCCCTCCACTCAGTAGCAACGTGACCGTGAAAATAATGATTCAGGACCAGAACGACAACCCCCCTCAGGTTCTGTACCCAGTCCAGACTGGTGGCTCTCTGGTGGCCGAAATGGTGCCTCGTTCAGCAGATGTGGGCTATCTGGTCAGTAAAGTGGTGGCTGTTGATGTGGACTCTGGACAGAATGCCTGGCTCTCCTataaactgcagaaagccacagacagggcgcTGTTTGAAGTGGGCTTACAAAATGGAGAAATAAGAACTATCCGCCAAGTCACTGATaaagatgctgtgaaacaaagactgactgttaTAGTGGAGGACAACGGGCAGCCCTCTCGTTCAGCTACAGTCATTGTTAACGTGGCGGTGGCGGACAGCTTCCCTGAAGTGCTGTCggagttcactgactttacTCACGACAAGGAGTACAACGACAACCTGACTTTTTACTTAGTGTTggctctggctgtagtttccttcctcttcatcacgtgtttagtggttattatatcggtgaaaatctacagatggagacagtctCGCGTCCTGTATCACTCCAACCTCCCTGTGATTCCATATTATCCACCACGTTACTCAGACACTTTGGGGACAGGGACTCTCCAACACGTGTACAACTACGAGGTGTGCAGGACGACTGACTCCAGAAAGAGTGACTGTAAGTTCGGCAGAGCTGGTAGTCAGAACGTGCTGATAATGGACCCCAGTTCAACAGGGACGATGCAGCGGATACAGAGTGAAAAGAGCATCCTGGATGAACCAGACTCTCCTCTAGAG ACTCTCTCAGTCATCGTCCTGGCATAG
- the LOC139291799 gene encoding protocadherin gamma-A7-like: MALGQVRYSIPEEMSTGSVVGNIIQDLGLDVKRLKSGRARIFTEDGSEYIGLNAEKGTLVVAKRIDREELCKQVSPCSLHFQIILENPMELHPVKIMIQDQNDNPPQVLYPVQTGGSLVAEMVPRSADVGYLVSKVVAVDVDSGQNAWLSYKLQKATDRALFEVGLQNGEIRTIRQVTDKDAVKQRLTVIVEDNGQPSRSATVIVNVAVADSFPEVLSEFTDFTHDKEYNDTLTFYLVLALAVVSFLFITCLVVIISVKIYRWRRERLFYKSNGNLPVIPYYPPLYADVGGTGTLKQAFNYEVYGTTDSRKSDIKCSRPFSQSTLSVDHTASRTVPRHKTESENMLIEVRSPASLLP; the protein is encoded by the exons ATGGCTCTCGGACAAGTCCGTTACTCTATACCTGAGGAGATGTCGACAGGCTCGGTTGTCGGGAATATCATACAGGACCTAGGTTTGGATGTTAAACGGCTGAAATCTGGGCGGGCTAGGATATTTACCGAGGATGGCAGTGAGTACATTGGTCTGAATGCAGAAAAAGGAACCTTGGTAGTGGCTAAAAGGATAGACAGAGAAGAACTGTGCAAGCAAGTGTCTCCCTGCTCTCTTCATTTCCAAATCATCCTAGAAAACCCAATGGAGTTGCATC CCGTGAAAATAATGATCCAGGACCAGAACGACAACCCCCCTCAGGTTCTGTACCCAGTCCAGACTGGGGGCTCTCTGGTGGCCGAAATGGTGCCTCGTTCAGCAGATGTGGGCTATCTGGTCAGTAAAGTGGTGGCTGTTGATGTGGACTCTGGACAGAATGCCTGGCTCTCCTataaactgcagaaagccacagacagggcgcTGTTTGAAGTGGGCTTACAGAATGGAGAAATAAGAACTATCCGCCAAGTCACTGATaaagatgctgtgaaacaaagactgactgttaTAGTGGAGGACAACGGGCAGCCCTCTCGTTCAGCTACAGTCATTGTTAACGTGGCGGTGGCGGACAGCTTCCCTGAAGTGCTGTCggagttcactgactttacTCACGACAAGGAGTACAATGACACCCTGACTTTTTACTTAGTGTTggctctggctgtagtttccttcctcttcatcacgtgTTTAGTGGTTATTATATCGGTGAAAATCTACAGATGGAGACGCGAGCGCCTGTTTTACAAATCCAATGGGAATCTTCCTGTTATTCCGTATTACCCGCCCCTTTACGCAGACGTAGGAGGAACCGGAACGTTGAAGCAGGCGTTCAATTATGAGGTGTACGGAACTACTGACTCCCGGAAGAGTGATATAAAGTGCTCCCGACCCTTCAGTCAGAGCACTCTGAGTGTTGACCATACTGCTTCCAGGACAGTGCCACGGCATAAAACAGAGTCAGAAAATATGCTCATAGAGGTGAGATCCCCTGCGTCCTTGCTTCCTTAA
- the LOC139291796 gene encoding protocadherin gamma-A7-like: MLISIFCLSSVIGQVSYSIPEEMAKGSLVGNIAQDLGLDVKRLKTGKARIYTGDSVQYIELNRERGVLLIKEKIDREALCRQTTPCALHFQITLENPLELFPVTIMIQDQNDNPPQVLYPVQTGGSLVAEMVPRSADVGYLVSKVVAVDVDSGQNAWLSYKLQKATDRALFEVGLQNGEIRTIRQVTDKDAVKQRLTVIVEDNGQPSRSATVIVNVAVADSFPEVLSEFTDFTHDKEYNDNLTFYLVLALAVVSFLFITCLVVIISVKIYRWRQSRVLYHSNLPVIPYYPPRYSDTLGTGTLQHVYNYEVCRTTDSRKSDCKFGRAGSQNVLIMDPSSTGTMQRIQSEKSILDEPDSPLEMITLV, translated from the exons ATGTTAATCTCCATCTTCTGCCTCAGTTCTGTGATCGGGCAGGTCAGCTACTCAATTCCGGAGGAAATGGCAAAAGGCTCTTTGGTCGGTAACATAGCACAAGATTTAGGTTTAGATGTCAAACGGCTTAAGACAGGTAAAGCTCGTATTTATACGGGAGACAGTGTTCAGTACATCGAGCTGAATCGAGAAAGAGGAGTTCTCcttattaaagaaaaaatagacCGCGAAGcgctctgcagacagacaacgCCTTGCGCTTTGCATTTTCAAATCACGTTAGAGAACCCACTCGAATTATTCCCAGTTAC AATAATGATCCAGGACCAGAACGACAACCCCCCTCAGGTTCTGTACCCGGTCCAGACTGGTGGCTCTCTGGTGGCCGAAATGGTGCCTCGTTCAGCAGATGTGGGCTATCTGGTCAGTAAAGTGGTGGCTGTTGATGTGGACTCTGGACAGAATGCCTGGCTCTCCTataaactgcagaaagccacagacagggcgcTGTTTGAAGTGGGCTTACAGAATGGAGAAATAAGAACTATCCGCCAAGTCACTGATaaagatgctgtgaaacaaagactgactgttaTAGTGGAGGACAACGGGCAGCCCTCTCGTTCAGCTACAGTCATTGTTAACGTGGCGGTGGCGGACAGCTTCCCTGAAGTGCTGTCggagttcactgactttacGCACGACAAGGAGTACAACGACAACCTGACTTTTTACTTAGTGTTggctctggctgtagtttccttcctcttcatcacgtgtttagtggttattatatcggtgaaaatctacagatggagacagtctCGCGTCCTGTATCACTCCAACCTCCCTGTGATTCCATATTATCCACCACGTTACTCAGACACTTTGGGGACAGGGACTCTCCAACACGTGTACAACTACGAGGTGTGCAGGACGACTGACTCCAGAAAGAGTGACTGTAAGTTCGGCAGAGCTGGTAGTCAGAACGTGCTGATAATGGACCCCAGTTCAACAGGGACGATGCAGCGGATACAGAGTGAAAAGAGCATCCTGGATGAACCAGACTCTCCTCTAGAG ATGATTACCTTAGTGTAG
- the LOC139291797 gene encoding protocadherin gamma-A7-like, translated as MVYPAAIEVTTEVSYSIPEEMAKGSFVGNIAQDLGLDVRRLQAGKARIHTGDSAEYIQLNKEKGLLIIKEKIDREALCGQTTPCALHFQIALENPIEIFPITIMIQDQNDNPPQVLYPVQTGGSLVAEMVPRSADVGYLVSKVVAVDVDSGQNAWLSYKLQKATDRALFEVGLQNGEIRTIRQVTDKDAVKQRLTVIVEDNGQPSRSATVIVNVAVADSFPEVLSEFTDFTHDKEYNDNLTFYLVLALAVVSFLFITCLVVIISVKIYRWRQSRVLYHSNLPVIPYYPPRYSDTLGTGTLQHVYNYEVCRTTDSRKSDCKFGRAGSQNVLIMDPSSTGTMQRIQSEKSILDEPDSPLEIENGQCSPSVL; from the exons ATGGTTTATCCGGCGGCCATAGAGGTAACAACAGAg GTCAGCTACTCCATTCCCGAGGAAATGGCCAAAGGCTCCTTTGTCGGTAACATAGCTCAGGATTTAGGTTTAGATGTTAGACGGCTACAAGCGGGTAAAGCTCGCATCCACACAGGAGACAGTGCAGAATACATTCAGCTTAACAAGGAAAAAGGACTCCTCATCATCAAAGAGAAAATAGACCGCGAAGCTCTTTGTGGACAGACAACGCCTTGCGCTTTGCATTTTCAGATTGCCTTAGAAAACCCAATAGAAATATTCCCGATTACT ATAATGATCCAGGACCAGAACGACAACCCCCCTCAGGTTCTGTACCCGGTCCAGACAGGTGGCTCTCTGGTGGCCGAAATGGTGCCTCGTTCAGCAGATGTGGGCTATCTGGTCAGTAAAGTGGTGGCTGTTGATGTGGACTCTGGACAGAATGCCTGGCTCTCCTataaactgcagaaagccacagacagggcgcTGTTTGAAGTGGGCTTACAGAATGGAGAAATAAGAACTATCCGCCAAGTCACTGATaaagatgctgtgaaacaaagactgactgttaTAGTGGAGGACAACGGGCAGCCCTCTCGTTCAGCTACAGTCATTGTTAACGTGGCGGTGGCGGACAGCTTCCCTGAAGTGCTGTCggagttcactgactttacacACGACAAGGAGTACAACGACAACCTGACTTTTTACTTAGTGTTggctctggctgtagtttccttcctcttcatcacgtgtttagtggttattatatcggtgaaaatctacagatggagacagtctCGCGTCCTGTATCACTCCAACCTCCCTGTGATTCCATATTATCCACCACGTTACTCAGACACTTTGGGGACAGGGACTCTCCAACACGTGTACAACTACGAGGTGTGCAGGACGACTGACTCCAGAAAGAGTGACTGTAAGTTCGGCAGAGCTGGTAGTCAGAACGTGCTGATAATGGACCCCAGTTCAACAGGGACGATGCAGCGGATACAGAGTGAAAAGAGCATCCTGGACGAACCAGACTCTCCTCTAGAG ATAGAAAATGGTCAGTGTTCACCCTCCGTACTTTGA